The genomic window CCTCACGGCGACCCAATTCCAGATGCAAACGGCCGAATTATTAAGATTGAAAAGCATTTACTTTCTGAATTGATAGAAAATCAAATTGGAGTTTGTGTTGGCGTAAAAGATACTTCATCAGAATTCCTGAAATACTTGGACAAACAAGGAATTGCTTTGGGTTCTAAAATTGAATTTCTATCCAAAGAATCTTTCGATTTATCTGTTAAGATTAAAGTTGAGGGAAGGGAATTATCTATTTCGAATAAAATTGCTTCTAATTTGTTTGTGAAGCTGGTTTAGAAAATTCAAACTTATTTTAAAATTTACGATATTTTTTAAGTTTTTCATACAAATTCTCTTCTAAATCAAGGCTTTTTAATCTGATTAAATTTAAACATATTTTCTTTTTATTTTTTGTTTCAAAACATAGATTAAAAAATTCAACATACACATATTCGACTTCCTTAAACTCTATTTCTTTAGTGATAAAAACATTAGTCACAATAGCAGAACTTTCTGTTACTATTGCTTTCTTTCTGAAAGTGGCAACAATATCATAAAAGCTAAAAGAACTATTATCAAAAGACATATTGGTATTAAATAAAACAAATACCCTAGAGGAGGCCAGGAATTTTGCATTTCAGCCATAATCGTGTTCTCAGGAACAGGAACAAAAGGAACTAATAAAATACCACTGCAAACTATAATTAGCGGTAAAGAAAAAAGCAAACCAAATATCTTGAAACCAATGTGTGTTTTATAGACTTTCATTTTAAAAGGCCTTTTAATTTTTGCAAAATTATCAACTGCTCCTTATACTCACACCCGCAAACGACATAATAGTATTAAAAAAGGTCAAAAAAAAAAATCCGTAAATGATTTACGAATTTTCTTTTTTAAGATTATTTAATTCTATTTGTTATTATTCACATTTTGAATTCTAGCACTAAGTTCTAATTTTATGTCTTCTGAATTTTCTAAAATTGTTGGATTAATAATAATTCTTTTATTTTGAGACGAAAATGGTATAATCAAAATGTGATTTATATTTGGATTACGAGGATGTGGTATTAAATCGAAACGTTCAATTTCCTCAAATCTTAGTTCTCTCGTACCAAATAATGTTTTTGATTTTATACTTTGTTTAGTTAGTATTACTTCATTTTTTTGAACAAATATGAATAAAAAAATCAGCAAAAAATCAAACATAAAAAGTATTAAACCTAACTTCCAAGCATCTTCGCTATTAGGAAACATCTCTTGTACAAGATTACCTTTTGAAAAGGTCACTATTGCCGCATAAATACTTAGAAAAATAATTAATGGAATCATTAAGATATAAATCATCCTTTTCCAGTGTTTTGCTATTTTATAAACTTTCATCTTTGCTGAAATTTTAATACTATTCGGTGCAAAAGTATTACTTCTCTTCACAGAAAATAGCTCGTAAAAAACTTAAAAACAACAAAATAAGACATAAAAAAACCGTAAATAACTTTCATTAATTACGGTTTTAAATTATCATAATTTGACTTAAACATTAAACAATCCCCTTCTCAATCATTTCCAGCATTACTGGCGAAGCATTCTTAAACGTTGGTTCTTGTTCGATAATACTTCCAGCGTTCTTTTTATTTACTTTGAAAGTAATGTCGTTATCTGTAGTAAACAAAAGTGCGGTCAAAAACGGATTTTTAATATACGTTCCTAAAACCAACAAAGCTTCATCTAAAGTATGAATGCTTTCAATTTCTTCTGTTTTGTAACGCGTTGTTAGTGAAATCGAAAACGTATTGTCTTCATTTAAAACTAGTCTGAAATAGATGTTTTTGATTTCGGTATCGCCCATTGTTTTGGCCAAAGTCAATTTTGCAAAAGTTCCGGCTTGGATACTTTCTTTAACTCGTTCACAAAAAAGGGCAAATATTGGTTCGTAGGACATGATGTTTGTATTATAATTTAACCGCAAAAGTCGCAAAGATTTACGCAAGGTTCGCTAAGTTTTTGATTTCCTTGTGTGCTTTGCGTAATCCCTTGCGACCTTTGCGGTTAAGAAAATTATTTCCCTGTAAATTCAGCTTTACGTTTTTCTAAAAATGCTGTTGTTCCTTCTTTAAAATCCTGAGTCCCGAAACACTTTCCGAACGATTTGATTTCAGTATCAAATCCGTTTTTACCGTCTGTAAAGTTGGCATTGATAGCTTTTATCGCTTTACTGATTGCAAATGGCGCATTTTTAATGATTTTATGAGCAATTACATTTGTAAATGATAATAGTTCCGCCTGAGGCACTACATGATTCACTAAACCATATTGTTTGGCTTCTTCAGCAGAAATCATTGCCGCCGTCATGATCATTTCCATTGCACGGCCTTTACCCACTAATTGAGGTAACCGCTGCGTTCCTCCATAACCTGGAATCAATCCTAAAGTTACTTCTGGCAATCCCATTTTCGCATTATCTGAAGCCACTCTAAAATGACAAGCCATTGCCAGTTCTAATCCGCCGCCTAATGCAAAACCATTAACGGCTGCAATAACTGGTTTTTTCAAATTCTCAATAAAATCAAATAAAGATTCCTGCCCTTCAGCAGCTAATTGCGCGCCTTCGACAATTGTATAATTTGCAAATTCAGAAATATCAGCTCCGGCCACAAAGGCTTTTTCACCGCTTCCGGTTAAGACAATTACACGAACATCGTCATTTTTACTTAATAATTTAACTGCTTTGCTCAGATCACTAATGGTTGCTTTGTTTAAAGCATTCAGTTTTGTTGGTCTGTTAATGGTGATCGTTGCAATTTTTTCTTCAATAGAAATTAAGATATTTTCGTAGTCCATGACGGTTAGTTTAAGAGTTAGTAATGGGCAAGGAAACTCTAAATGTGGTTCCTTTTCCGTAAGTTGACTCAAAGGTAATTGTTCCTTTGTAATTTTCGATAATGTTTTTGATAATTCCGAGTCCAAGTCCCATGCCACTGGTTTTAGTCGTAAATTTTGGTTCGAAGATTCGGCCGATATCTTGTTTCTGGATTCCGATTCCATTGTCTTTTACAGCAATTTCAACATTATTATTTCTTCTTTTTACCGTAACGACAATTGATTTTTGAAACTGACTTTCGGGAATGGCCTGAGTTGCATTTTTAACCAAATTGGTAATCACACGAATCAACTGAGTTCTGTCCATTTTTGAGATGATTTCTTCTTCGTCTTTTTCAAAAATAATATAATCTTCGTTGAAAATATCCAAAGCCAATTCGACAACCTCAACAACATTCAACGTTTCATTTTGCTGTGCAGGCATCGAAGCAAAGTTCGAAAATGCCGAAGCCACCGCCGTCATCGTATCAATCTGCTGAATTAAAGTTTCTGAGTAATCATTCATCTTTTGCTTTACATCAGGATCATTTGGATCAAATTTTCTCTGGAAACTCTGAACCGTTAATCGCATCGGCGTAAGCGGATTCTTGATTTCGTGCGCGACTTGTTTCGCCATTTCGCGCCAGGCTTCTTCACGTTCACTTTGGGCAAGTTTGATCGCACTCGTTTCGAGTTTGTCGACCATTCCGTTATACGCTTTAATCAGGAAGTTGACTTCTTTACTATTTGCCTCTAAAACAATTTTCTCGTTTTTCTGATCCAAATTGGTTTCTTCCAATCTGTCGGAAATGGTTTTTAGCGATTTTGTGATGTATGTTGAAAGGAAATACGCCAAAGCAAAAGCCACAATCAGCATAAAAGAATAAACCTGACTCAGACGAATTAGGAAAGTATTCAATTCGTTATCATAATAACCATCGTCTTCTAAATAAGGAAGATTCAGGATTCCGAGCGGTTTGAATTTTTCATCTTTTATCAAACTATATGAAGATCTGTTTTTAACTCCGTCAATCGTTTTAATATCCACAAAACGCTTTTCAATAGAAGAACGAACTAATTTTAGAATATATTCGGGAATTGGCGGTGCAATTTTATCAACGGCAAAAGATTCTTTTGAAGATTTTAAAAGTTTCCCGTCAAGACTGTAAATATTGATTTCGATTTTATGAATCTGCGCCAGTTCGTGGATTTTATCTTTAAAAATCAAATCCAAGTTTTGCGTTTTCAGCGGATAAGTAGTAGTCGCCAGAACGTAATTGATATGTTCTTTTACGGCATTTTCTTTTCGTTCTAAACGTTCCTGATGATATTCTTTGGCCTCAGTTTTAAACTGAATAATCGAAATCGAAGCCAATAAAAAAGATGCGACAACAATCAATACAATCATCGACAGGAAAATCCTGGTACGAAGGGAAAGCATTGACATTTTGAAGTTCTGCATGTTTTTTAATTATAAATTGTGAATTGTAAATTATGAATTATTCGGTCTGCATTATAATTTACCATTAACAATTCACAATTTACCATTATTTCTTTTCTCTAATTCTTTTATAAAATCGGAATCCAAGCATTATTAAAACCGAGAATAAAACAATTCCGATTACGCCGAAAATCCAGTTGATGGCACTTTTTAAAACTACTAAAAAAACGACTGCAAACAAAATAATCGTTGCGCCTTCATTCCATAAACGCATAAAATTATTGGTATATTTTACCTCATCGTTTTGCAGTTGTTTAAAAATCTGATGGCATTTTCCGTGATATAAATACAAAAGGAAAACGAAGCATAATTTTACATGCATCCATGGCATTTTCATCCATATATGACCTGCATCTGTAAAAAACAGCATCCAAAAAGCAAAAATACTCGCCAAAACCGCCGACGGCCATGTAATAATGTACCACAAACGGTAGGCCATAATTTTGTATTGCGCCTGTAATATTTCTTTTTCCGGCGAAGGTTTTTCGTTGGCTTCTATTTGATACACAAACAAACGCACAATATAAAACAAACCAGCAAACCAAGTGATCACAAATATAAGATGCAGTGATTTTAAGTAATTATAGTATTCCATTAATATTTAGTTTCAGGTTTCAGGTTTCAGGTTTCAGGTTTCAGGTTTCAGGTTATTTCTCAAAGTTGAGCATAACTTGAAACTTTAAACCTGAAACAAAAATTTATTTAGCCCAATCGTTAATCCAGTTACTAACTGTCTGGCACCATTCATCATCATCATTCAAACACGGAATTGCCAAGAATTCTTCTCCTCCTTTTGCTTCAAAATCTTCTTTGGCACGCATCGCGATTTCTTCCAGAGTTTCTAAACAGTCTGAAACGAAAGCCGGCGTTACAACTGCCAATTTCTTGATTTCTTTGGCCGGCATATTATCAATTTCAACATCCGTATAAGGCTCTAACCATTTATCACCCGCTAAACGCGATTGAAAAGTCAGACTGTATTTATCTTCTGGAAGTCCCAATAATTTTACAACTTGTTTTGTTGTTTCATAACATTGGTGGCGGTAACAGAATTCATGAGCCGGAGAAGGCGTGTTACAGCAAGAACCATCAATTTTACAATGTGATTTGGTTACATCTGTTTTGCGAATATGACGTTCTGGAATTCCGTGGTAAGAAAACAACAAATGATCATAATCAAAACCAACTAAATGTTTTTGAATTGAATCGGCTAAATTTTTGATATAATCTGGTTTATTATAAAATGCCGGAACATCCGTAAATTTCATGTTTGGAAATTTCTTTTTACGAATTTCTTCTGCTTTTACTAAAATCGTCAAAGTCGAAGCCATTGCATATTGCGGATATAATGGAAAAAGCATTACTTCATTTACACCTTTATCATGCAATTCCTGAAGTCCTTTTTCGATTGTCATGCTTCCGTAGCGCATTGCTAATGCAACTGGAACATTTACCAAAGGCTGTACTTTTTTCTGCATTCTTTCAGAAAGAACTACTAACGGAGAACCTTCTTCCCACCAAATTTTCGCGTAAGCGTGCGCTGATTCTTCTGGTCTTTTTCTCAAAATAATACCGCGAACCAATAATGCTCTTAATAAATACGGAACGTCAATCACGTATTTATCCATTAAAAATTCATCTAAATAAGGTTTTACGTCTTTTGGTGTTGGACTTTCTGGAGATCCTAAGTTTACTAATAATACGCCTTTCATTATTCTTTTTTTGCTTTAGGCTTTAAGCTTTAGGCTTTAAGCATTTTGTTTATTTTAATTTTCGTCAAAAGTAGAACTTGCTGCTTTTTAGAAATATGATAATTATTACTTTTTAATTATGTCTTTATTTATAATATTGATGCTTTTAATATTTGCTTAATTCTTTTTCCATTTTTTCTTTCCATCCTTTTCCATTTCTATTATCTAAATAAGAATCTGTTATTTTATGATATGCTCTTATTGCTTCATCCATTTTTTTGTCACCAATTACACAACCTTGATTTTTCATAAATAAACCATATTTTTTATAAATACTATCTCGTTTATGCTTTCTTATTTCTTGAATTTTTCTTTGAGCTTCGATAGGAGAAATAAATGGCAAACCATAAGTAAATGTTTTCACACTGTCAACTTCAATATCATGTAAAGCTTGATTTTTATATTCAGCCAACAACGGACTGTCTGGTGATTTACAGTTAAAGAAAACAACACATATTATAAAAGCAACTTTTTTCATTCCATTAAACATTCGCATTAATCGACATTAAATATTTTTTTGGAGTTGTGGCAAACTTTTTCTTGAATGCTGCTATAAAGTGACTTCCGGTGCTGTAGCCAATTTTCAACCCCACTTCGTTTACATTATAAGAACCGCTGTCTAAAAGTTTTCGAGCGAAATCCATTTTGTAATCGAAAAGGAAACCGTAAACCGTATCGCCGTAGATTTGTTTGAAACCCATTTTGAGTTTCTTCAAATTCAAACCAATTTCATCTGCCAGTTCTTGTAATCCTGGTGGTTCGGCCATATTCGCAATGATGATTTCTTTGGCTCTACGAATTTTCAGAACGTTATCTTCATCAATTAAAAACGGACACTGTTCTGCGTTTGGATCTTCGGTTCTGTTAAAATACAAACTCAGCAATTCGTATCCTTTTCCTTTATAATAAAGGTTTTTTATGGATGGATGAAGATTGTAATGAAACAACTGACTCAGAACAATTGCCATTGACGGACTGATATTTCCTTCGTTATAATACTTTTTGTCCTTATTATCAGGACTTAAAAACGTAATATAATCGGCTTCAGCAGAAAATAACGCATGAAATTTTTTAATGGAAACAATTACAGAAATCACCCAAGAGTTTGGGGCCAGTTCTAAATTAAGTGGCAATTCTTTCTGCGGATTATACAAAAGCAGCGATTTTTCTTCTTTCAATTCTAAAGCATAATTGCCCTGATTGAATAAAAATTTGGCATTGCCTTTTATCCCGAAGTGAAACTGTATCAGGCCGGTACCTATTTCGTGCTGTGCATAAAAAGGCTCAGAACCATCGTTTTGAAAACGAATCAGCGTAAAGTCGTCTTCAATTTTTATAACTTCTTGAGAACTCATAGCGATATTTTTTTTGGACTAAAATCAACCAGCAGTGAAAATGTTATTTAGAATGACTCTAAACAAATAGTTTCAAACGACTTGATTTTGCTACAAAAGTACTGCTTTTTGCATAAAAACAGACGTTTAGATTCAAAAAATCATGCAGCGATACAAAAAGTACTTTCAGCGTTACTTTTATCAATAGTATAGTAATAATTTTGTTGCACTTTTATGAAAGTGAATTTATGGAAAACAATAACGTACCGAAACACCTTTATTTTTACTCAGTTGGTCTGAGTTATAAAAAAGCTGATGCTGAGGTCAGAGGTCAATTTAGTTTGGATGCAGTAGCGAAAACGCGTTTGCTGGAACAAGCTAAAACTGAAGGAATAGAAAGTTTAATTGTCACTTCAACCTGCAACAGAACCGAAATTTATGGTTTTGCAGAACATCCATTTCAATTAATCAAATTAATCTGCGACAACAGCAACGGTTCTGTTGACGCTTTTCAAAAAGTTGGTTTCGTTTATAAAAACCAAGAAGCAATCAACCATTTATTTCGTGTAGGAACTGGTTTAGACAGTCAGATCTTAGGTGATTTTGAAATTATATCTCAAATCAAAACTTCTTTTATCCATTCAAAATCAATGGGCTTAGCCAATGCTTTTATGGAAAGATTGGTTAACGCGGTGATTCAGGCAAGTAAAAGAATTAAAACGGAAACCGAAATTAGCTCTGGCGCAACTTCTGTTTCTTTTGCATCAGTTCAATACATTCTTAAAAATGTTGAAGACATCAGCAACAAAAACATTTTACTTTTCGGAACAGGAAAAATTGGAAGAAATACTTGCGAGAATTTAGTAAAACATACTAAAAACGAGCATATTACTTTAATCAACCGCACTAAAGACAAAGCTGAGAAATTGGCTGGAAAACTTAATTTGATTGTTAAAGATTATTCTGAATTACATTTAGAACTTCAAAAGGCAGACGTTGTTGTTGTAGCAACTGGTGCTCAAAACCCAACAGTTGACAAAGCGATTTTAAATCTTAAAAAACCGCTATTGATTCTGGATTTGTCTATTCCGAAAAACGTTAACGAAAACGTGGAAGAATTAGAAGGCGTAACTTTAATTCACATGGATTATTTGTCGCAATTGACAGATGAAACATTGGAAAACAGAAAATTACACATTCCTGCTGCTGAAGCAATCATCGAAGAAATCAAAGAAGAGTTCGTGGTTTGGATGAAAGGCCGAAAATTTGCGCCGACCATCAATGCTTTAAAAGACAAATTGAACGCGATCAAAGCTTCTGAATTGGATTTCCAAAGTAAAAAAATCGCTGATTTTAATGAAGCGCAAGCTGAAATTATCAGCAACAGAATCATTCAAAAAATCACTACTCATTTCGCAAATCATTTAAAAGACGACGATACTATGGTTGATGAAAGCATCGAATGGATCGAAAAAGTCTTCAAAATAAAAGCATCTTAAATAAAATTTTAAACCATATAAGTTATATAAGTTCATTTAAAAACTGTGTTTTTACCCAAACTACTTAAATTTACTTATATAACTTATATGGTTCAAGAAACAAAACATGGCTGAAAAAACAATCAGAATTGGAACTCGTGACAGCGAATTAGCACTTTGGCAGGCACATACTGTCGAAAAGAAATTAAACGATTTGGGTTATAAAACCTCAATTGTTGCTGTAAAATCTCAAGGCGATATTATTCTGGACAAACCGCTTTATGAACTTGGTATAACTGGAATTTTCACAAAAACGCTGGACATTGCCATGATTAATGGCGATATTGATATTGCGGTGCATTCTATGAAAGATGTTCCAACGGCTTTACCAAAAGGAATTGTTCAGGCAGCGGTTTTAGAAAGAGCTAATGTTTTAGACATTTTGGTTCATAAAGGAAATGCTGATTTTGGAGATAAACCAAGCACGATTGCAACTGGAAGTTTACGCCGCCAGGCACAATGGTTTAACAAATATCCAAACCATACCGTAGTTGATTTACGCGGCAACGTGAATACCCGTATGCAAAAACTTCAGGATAATGATTGGGACGGAGCTGTTTTTGCCGCTGCAGGTTTAGAGCGAATTAACTTAAAACCTGAAAATTATATTAATTTAGATTGGATGATTCCCGCGCCAGCACAAGGAGCAATGCTTGTTGTAGCAATGGAAAATGACAATTATACATTAGATGCCCTTTCGCAGTTAAATCATATCGAAACTGAAATCTGTACGTATATCGAACGTCAGTTTTTGAGAACGCTTGAAGGCGGATGTACTGCCCCAATTGGAGCTTTAGTAACTTATAATGAAGATGAAGATACTTTGCATTTTCAAGGTGTTTTACTTTCTATTGATGGAAAACAAAAACTGGAAATCAACAAAACGGTTGATATTTCAGAATGGAAAAAATTAGGTTTCAACTCTGCTCAGGAAATTTTGAATAATGGAGGAACAGAATTAATGAAACAGATTAAAGAATCCCTGAAAAAATAATGGCGAAATCAATTCAGATATTATCTACAAAAATCTTATCTCCTCTTCAAAAAGAAGAGTTGAAAAAAGCCGGCTTTGATCTAATCGAAGCCGATTTCATTAAAACCGAAAACAAACCTTTTCAATTAAAAGACCTCAACGAAAGTCTTATCTTCACGAGTCAGAATGCTGTTCACAGCGTTTTATCTCATCCCGATTCAGAGCAGTTAAAGAAAAAAAATGTGTATTGTGTCGGACTTAAAACTAAAACGCTTTTAAGCGATAATGGCTTTAATGTGGTTGCTTATACAGGGTACGCCGCAGATTTAGCCGAAATTATAACTTTGATTTACGGAAATGAAAGTTATACTTTTTTCAGTGGCAACCTTAGAAGAGATACTTTACCAAACGCATTGAAAGAAGCTGGTATAAAATTGAACGAAATACAGGTTTATGACACTTCTTTACAACCGCAAAAAATAAAGACAGCTGTCGATGCGCTATTATTTTTCAGTCCATCTGGCGTTGAAAGTTATTTGAAAGAGAATACAATTAAAAAAGAAGTTTGTTTCTGCATTGGCGATACAACGGCAGAAGCTTTATCGAAAATAACAAAGAATATCATCGTTGCAGATCAGCCCACAATTGAACATGTAATCCAAGATGTCATTCACGAATATAAATAAATTAAAGCTATAAGCTTTAGGCAGTAAGCCTTAAGCAAAAAAGATAGACAAACACCGCTTAAAGCCTAAAGCTTAAAGCCTAAAGCAAGAAAAAAATGTTAAAAAACGACCTATTTTTAAAAGCATTAAAAGGAGAAACAGTTCAACACCCGCCAGTATGGATGATGCGTCAGGCAGGAAGGTATTTACCTGAATTTAGAGAACTTCGTGATAAATATGATTTTTTCACACGCTGCGAAACCCCAGAATTAGCTGCCGAAATTACGGTGCAGCCTATCCGCAGAATCGCTCCAGATGCTGCTATTTTATTTTCGGATATTTTAGTAGTTCCGCGTGCTATGGGAATTCACGTAGAATTAAAAGACAATCTGGGACCAATAATTCCAAATCCGATTCGTTCTTTGGCAGATGTTCACAAAGTTTATGTTCCAGATGTAAATGAAACTTTAGGTTACGTTTTTGACGCTGTGAAATTGACTAAGGAAATGTTGAACGACGAAGTGCCTTTAATTGGTTTCGCTGGTTCACCTTGGACCATTTTCTGTTATGCTGTTGAAGGAAAAGGTTCTAAAAGTTTTGATACCGCAAAAGGATTCTGTTTTTCAAATCCAGCCGCAGCACATACTTTACTACAAAAAATTACTGATACGACTATTTTATATTTAAAAGAAAAAGTAAAATCGGGAGTAAATGCTGTTCAGATTTTTGATTCTTGGGGAGGAATGCTTTCTCCTGTTGATTATCAGGAATTTTCATGGAAATATATCAACCAGATCGTTGATGCTTTAGCTGATATTACGCCAGTTATTGTTTTCGGAAAAGGGTGTTGGTTTGCTCTTGGCGAAATGGGTAAAAGTAAAGCTTCTGCATTAGGAGTTGACTGGACTTGTTCGGCTAGAAATGCTCGTTATTTGTCTGGAGGAAATATTACTTTACAAGGAAATTTTGATCCATCAAGATTACTTTCTCCAATTCCAACTATCAAGAAAATGGTTCATGAAATGATCGATGAGTTCGGAAAAGATAAATATATCGTAAATTTAGGTCACGGAATTTTACCAAATATCCCTGTAGATCACGCAAAAGCGTTTATTGACGCAGTGAAGGAATACGGGCAATAATAGTTGATCGTTTATGGTTGATAGTTGTTGGATAAAAATACTATCAACCATAAACCGACAACCAACAACTCAAAAAATGCTAAACAAAGGCCTAAGAGACGAAGAAAGCATTAGAATAGAGAATACTCTAAAGACTTTGCATGCTC from Flavobacterium fluviale includes these protein-coding regions:
- a CDS encoding FEKKY domain-containing protein, which encodes MKKVAFIICVVFFNCKSPDSPLLAEYKNQALHDIEVDSVKTFTYGLPFISPIEAQRKIQEIRKHKRDSIYKKYGLFMKNQGCVIGDKKMDEAIRAYHKITDSYLDNRNGKGWKEKMEKELSKY
- a CDS encoding helix-turn-helix domain-containing protein, with protein sequence MSSQEVIKIEDDFTLIRFQNDGSEPFYAQHEIGTGLIQFHFGIKGNAKFLFNQGNYALELKEEKSLLLYNPQKELPLNLELAPNSWVISVIVSIKKFHALFSAEADYITFLSPDNKDKKYYNEGNISPSMAIVLSQLFHYNLHPSIKNLYYKGKGYELLSLYFNRTEDPNAEQCPFLIDEDNVLKIRRAKEIIIANMAEPPGLQELADEIGLNLKKLKMGFKQIYGDTVYGFLFDYKMDFARKLLDSGSYNVNEVGLKIGYSTGSHFIAAFKKKFATTPKKYLMSINANV
- a CDS encoding sensor histidine kinase, with the translated sequence MIVLIVVASFLLASISIIQFKTEAKEYHQERLERKENAVKEHINYVLATTTYPLKTQNLDLIFKDKIHELAQIHKIEINIYSLDGKLLKSSKESFAVDKIAPPIPEYILKLVRSSIEKRFVDIKTIDGVKNRSSYSLIKDEKFKPLGILNLPYLEDDGYYDNELNTFLIRLSQVYSFMLIVAFALAYFLSTYITKSLKTISDRLEETNLDQKNEKIVLEANSKEVNFLIKAYNGMVDKLETSAIKLAQSEREEAWREMAKQVAHEIKNPLTPMRLTVQSFQRKFDPNDPDVKQKMNDYSETLIQQIDTMTAVASAFSNFASMPAQQNETLNVVEVVELALDIFNEDYIIFEKDEEEIISKMDRTQLIRVITNLVKNATQAIPESQFQKSIVVTVKRRNNNVEIAVKDNGIGIQKQDIGRIFEPKFTTKTSGMGLGLGIIKNIIENYKGTITFESTYGKGTTFRVSLPITNS
- the hemA gene encoding glutamyl-tRNA reductase gives rise to the protein MENNNVPKHLYFYSVGLSYKKADAEVRGQFSLDAVAKTRLLEQAKTEGIESLIVTSTCNRTEIYGFAEHPFQLIKLICDNSNGSVDAFQKVGFVYKNQEAINHLFRVGTGLDSQILGDFEIISQIKTSFIHSKSMGLANAFMERLVNAVIQASKRIKTETEISSGATSVSFASVQYILKNVEDISNKNILLFGTGKIGRNTCENLVKHTKNEHITLINRTKDKAEKLAGKLNLIVKDYSELHLELQKADVVVVATGAQNPTVDKAILNLKKPLLILDLSIPKNVNENVEELEGVTLIHMDYLSQLTDETLENRKLHIPAAEAIIEEIKEEFVVWMKGRKFAPTINALKDKLNAIKASELDFQSKKIADFNEAQAEIISNRIIQKITTHFANHLKDDDTMVDESIEWIEKVFKIKAS
- a CDS encoding ABC transporter ATP-binding protein, yielding MKVYKIAKHWKRMIYILMIPLIIFLSIYAAIVTFSKGNLVQEMFPNSEDAWKLGLILFMFDFLLIFLFIFVQKNEVILTKQSIKSKTLFGTRELRFEEIERFDLIPHPRNPNINHILIIPFSSQNKRIIINPTILENSEDIKLELSARIQNVNNNK
- the hemC gene encoding hydroxymethylbilane synthase; amino-acid sequence: MAEKTIRIGTRDSELALWQAHTVEKKLNDLGYKTSIVAVKSQGDIILDKPLYELGITGIFTKTLDIAMINGDIDIAVHSMKDVPTALPKGIVQAAVLERANVLDILVHKGNADFGDKPSTIATGSLRRQAQWFNKYPNHTVVDLRGNVNTRMQKLQDNDWDGAVFAAAGLERINLKPENYINLDWMIPAPAQGAMLVVAMENDNYTLDALSQLNHIETEICTYIERQFLRTLEGGCTAPIGALVTYNEDEDTLHFQGVLLSIDGKQKLEINKTVDISEWKKLGFNSAQEILNNGGTELMKQIKESLKK
- the hemE gene encoding uroporphyrinogen decarboxylase, whose translation is MLKNDLFLKALKGETVQHPPVWMMRQAGRYLPEFRELRDKYDFFTRCETPELAAEITVQPIRRIAPDAAILFSDILVVPRAMGIHVELKDNLGPIIPNPIRSLADVHKVYVPDVNETLGYVFDAVKLTKEMLNDEVPLIGFAGSPWTIFCYAVEGKGSKSFDTAKGFCFSNPAAAHTLLQKITDTTILYLKEKVKSGVNAVQIFDSWGGMLSPVDYQEFSWKYINQIVDALADITPVIVFGKGCWFALGEMGKSKASALGVDWTCSARNARYLSGGNITLQGNFDPSRLLSPIPTIKKMVHEMIDEFGKDKYIVNLGHGILPNIPVDHAKAFIDAVKEYGQ
- a CDS encoding CopD family protein, translated to MEYYNYLKSLHLIFVITWFAGLFYIVRLFVYQIEANEKPSPEKEILQAQYKIMAYRLWYIITWPSAVLASIFAFWMLFFTDAGHIWMKMPWMHVKLCFVFLLYLYHGKCHQIFKQLQNDEVKYTNNFMRLWNEGATIILFAVVFLVVLKSAINWIFGVIGIVLFSVLIMLGFRFYKRIREKK
- the hemH gene encoding ferrochelatase, with amino-acid sequence MKGVLLVNLGSPESPTPKDVKPYLDEFLMDKYVIDVPYLLRALLVRGIILRKRPEESAHAYAKIWWEEGSPLVVLSERMQKKVQPLVNVPVALAMRYGSMTIEKGLQELHDKGVNEVMLFPLYPQYAMASTLTILVKAEEIRKKKFPNMKFTDVPAFYNKPDYIKNLADSIQKHLVGFDYDHLLFSYHGIPERHIRKTDVTKSHCKIDGSCCNTPSPAHEFCYRHQCYETTKQVVKLLGLPEDKYSLTFQSRLAGDKWLEPYTDVEIDNMPAKEIKKLAVVTPAFVSDCLETLEEIAMRAKEDFEAKGGEEFLAIPCLNDDDEWCQTVSNWINDWAK
- a CDS encoding enoyl-CoA hydratase/isomerase family protein translates to MDYENILISIEEKIATITINRPTKLNALNKATISDLSKAVKLLSKNDDVRVIVLTGSGEKAFVAGADISEFANYTIVEGAQLAAEGQESLFDFIENLKKPVIAAVNGFALGGGLELAMACHFRVASDNAKMGLPEVTLGLIPGYGGTQRLPQLVGKGRAMEMIMTAAMISAEEAKQYGLVNHVVPQAELLSFTNVIAHKIIKNAPFAISKAIKAINANFTDGKNGFDTEIKSFGKCFGTQDFKEGTTAFLEKRKAEFTGK
- a CDS encoding uroporphyrinogen-III synthase gives rise to the protein MAKSIQILSTKILSPLQKEELKKAGFDLIEADFIKTENKPFQLKDLNESLIFTSQNAVHSVLSHPDSEQLKKKNVYCVGLKTKTLLSDNGFNVVAYTGYAADLAEIITLIYGNESYTFFSGNLRRDTLPNALKEAGIKLNEIQVYDTSLQPQKIKTAVDALLFFSPSGVESYLKENTIKKEVCFCIGDTTAEALSKITKNIIVADQPTIEHVIQDVIHEYK